The Polyangium aurulentum genomic interval GTGGCATCGCGGGAGGCGATACCGAGCAACAATAGCCCTACAGTGGCAGGGAAGAGACGGTGCTCGGCGTACTCGACAGCAAGGGACTGCGCCTCGGGCTGGAGCGCGTCGTCGCCGAGCATGAAGAGGAGGCTGAACGTCGTCCATCGCCAGAAGCGCGTCAGCTTGCCATCCTTCATGGCGCGCAGCCGGTCCACGAGAAGGCTTCGCTCGTCCAGCCCTAGCTTTGTGAAAGCCGCAGAAGCACCTCCGATGACGGCGTGAGCCAGTTGCTTGGCTGACTCATCGGCCTCATCTGGCTCGAGAGGGAGAGCCTGGAACCAACGCCCGCGCGCCTCGGGACTGAGGTTACCAAAAGCCCCGAGGTTCAGGCGGAGGAGGGCGAGCAGCGCGAGATCGGGGACGTTGCCGGGAGCGTCCCAGTCAAGCACGCTCGTCAGCGCCGGGCCTTCAGGGTGGCGCTCGGCGAGACTGCGAAGTTTTGCCTCGATGCCCTGGGAGGAGACGCTCCGAGGTCGCGCCGTCCCCGTCTTCTCGTCGGAGGGGACACGCACAATTTCCTCCATCGCGCCCAAGGCGTGGAGGACGGCAGCGAGACGATGATCAAAATGGTCCCGTCCAAACCCGAAGGGGTCGAGTCGATCGACGGGCTCAGGTAGTGGGTCAGGCGCCATGGCAGCGAGGCGCCTCATGCCATCGCGGCGGGCGTCGGGATCGATGGCCTGGAGCTGGAGGCAGAGCCATTGAAAGAGGCGCCAGGCGAGCCAGAGCCCCTCACGAAGGGGAAGCTCGGCAGGATGGGCGAGTCGCTGAACGACCGCCGCGCAAACCTGAAGGAGGGCGGGCTCATGGGCAGCGAGCGTGTCTGGCTTGGGGGAATCCATGACACGGTGGAGGAGGCGTTCCAGCCGCTCCGGGAGGATCTCACGCAGATCGACGGTGCCTTCGGAGAGCGCGACGATCGGCTTTCGAGTGGCGGCAACACGTAGAAGGAAGATGGCGAAGCTGAGACGAGCGGCAGGGGTCTCGTCGGGGTGGTCGAGGAGCCAGAGGGCGTTGCCGACGTTGGCAACGTATTCTTCGTCGTTCTCGAGGCGAAGCCAAACCGTAGCCGCCGGCAATCGGCCAGGGATCTCGCTGGCCATGGCGAGGAGGTGCCCCCGATCGGTCCGGTTGGACCAGGCGCCATGTTCGAAGCGATCCTGGAGCAAGTCGAGCAGCGTGGATTCGACGGGGAACGGACCTTTCGGCTCCGACAGGATGGCACATAGCTCATCGATATCGGGACGCCGCCCCTGGGCGCTGACCTGGCGAGCCCCGGGCCACACATGAAGAAAAGCTGGATCGTCCCTGACCACCCTCCAGAGCGCCCCGGCCGCGTGGCGAGCGACGGCGCGGCGCACGCATTCGCTGGTGGGTTTCTTTCCGAGCGCGCGGAGCAGCCGATAGGCAACACCATCGTGCCGTCCTTGAAGCACCATCAGCTCGCCAGCAATGACCTTGCAGCGCTCCGGTGCCGTTCGGAGCAGCAAGGCCTCGATGGGCGCGAGGACACCCAGTTGCTCCTCCTGACCTGAAACGGGGAACCCATACTCCAGCGCTCGCTCGTCCCCAGTCAGCTCACCTTCAGCTTCGAGGACTCTCGCACCATGGTCGAGGAGATCCTCGAAACCGATATGGAGCGTCTCCGGCTCGCTCGTGCTCGGCTTCTTCACTCCGAGCGAAAAGCGCGGCAGGCTGATCTTGGGCCAGCAGACAGACAGGATGAAGAGCGGCTCGGTCGCGGGCTCTGTCAGATCGAAAAATCCTCGCCGGGATGGGTCGAGCTGCTGGCCGCGAACCAGCACGGAAACGTGCATCGGGTCAGGCCCCTCGCGGCGCAACCCGTCCAGTGCGCACCACAGCGAACGGATGGCTCGTCCGTAGACAGCACGGCGAGGACCGCCCTGCCCCGTCCACGAAGCGAGGAACTCCCAGAGGTCGTCGATGGGGCTACGATCCGCGGACGTGTATCCGCCTTCGGTCCTGCGGAATGCGAGGCGGGAGGCGTCGACGACTCGGCCCGCAAGCCCCACGAGCGTCTGATCGAGTATGTTGGTCGACGTAGCGCGCCCGATCTCCTCCAGTCGCTCGAGAAGGATCCGCGCGATCGCATCTTTATCTGCGAGGCTGCTCGGGCGCCTGATCCCCCCGGGCGCGCTCGCGTCCTCCTCTCCGACAACAGCGCGAAAGATTGCTTCCCCGTACACCTGGACGAGGCGCAGCCGCGCGAAGTCGCCGGCAACGTGTCCGGTAGCCCGAGCGATCCACTCCTGTCGCTCGAGCAGCCGCATCGGCTCCTTTTTCCCGAGCCCCCCAAAACGGCGGGCTAGCCTGACGATTTCGTTGGGCCCGAGCGCATCGGGAAAGCCGAGGTCTGCCAGCAGGCGCAGCCGCTCATCCGTCTCCTTTTCGCCTTGGTCTAGCAGACGCACCACGGCGGGCAGGTGGATGTGTCGTGCGACAGCGGGGCGCACCCGCGCCGCGAAGGTACGGTACTCGTCCACGCTGCGCCATGCGAATTCCCGGAGAAGGCCGGGATCCCCTGGCGCGCTGCTCGCGAAGAAGTCCGCCGTGATTCGCCAAGCGCTCGGGTGCTCGAGGAGCACCTCCCTGTAGGCGAGTGCCTCCTCCAGAGGTGCGAGCACGAGATCATTGGCGGCTTCACTGTCACGATCGCGAAGTGGGGGTAGCCCCGTCGGCCGGCGATCGGGGAGAACCTGGATCCACGCGTTGATGCCTTCCCCCACCCAGCGGTGGACCTTGTCGGCGAGCTTGGCTGCCTCGATCTGTTCTTCGAGGTTGTTCCGCTCGTGCTCCAAGAAACGTTGTACGGATGGGGCAACCACGATACGACCGCAGAATGCCTCGACGAACGCGTCAAAAGCCATGCCCTCCTGGAACAGCACGCGGAGGAGCGGCGCGGTGACCAGGAAGCGTGGAGGCGCCGGATCCGGCAGATCGGCGACGGGCTCGGCTTCACCGGGCAGGTTTGCCTCGATACGCGCAACCGTCTCCAGATCGATGAATCCGTGCGCCCCGAGATACCTGACGAGCGCACGTGGAGAGAGACGTGCGATGTCCGCGGGCGCCTCGTGTATCACGAGCGGGACGCTGTGCTTGCGTGAAAGGCCAGCGTCATCGAGGTCTTCGCCGACCTCCTGGGGCAACGTGGGAAATCTGTGCACGCGCCGGAGCAGTTCCTCCTGTTGCTCCAAGCGATCCGGGCGAGCCTCCTGGCCTAGCCTCTCGGCATCTTGAACGATGCGCTGAAAGACCTGCGCGAACACGAGCAAGCGTCCGGTTTCACCGAGGGCGCGTCGCAGCAGCTCCACCATGCCGAGGGCCTCGAGGAGCAGGAGCTCGAGATCCGAGACCAGGAGGTGCTGGCCTTCCAGGCTGGTCATTGGCGGCTGGTCCGTGATCGCGATCGGCGGACAGAACCATGCGAAGGCTTCCCGTTGCGCCCGGAGGATGCGGCGAATGAACTGCGCGAGGGGCAGATTGTTGAAGGCGCAGGCCGTGGCAACGGGCAGCGCGCCGGTGCGGACGAGCTGACCGACCATCGCGGCCACCTCGTGCCGTTGTTGGAGCCAATCGCGCAGTTGCTCGATGCCCTCACCACGAAAAATGTAAGGAGAGCGCTCGAGTAATTCGAAATTGATTCGCTCTTCCGGCCCCGGATCCTCGATGCCCGCAGCCGCACGAATCATGAGCCTGAGCCGCTCTGCCTCGGGATCGTCTGGAAAACGATCACGGATGCGGCGCATCACCGCCCGCATCCGCTCGACCTGGCGCGGCTCCGGCGGCCCGGGGAGGCGTTGGAGGAGCGCGCAGTAATGGAGCGCGTCGAGGGCAAGACGGTCGCCGTGCTCCTCGAAGGCCTTCCACGCGACGTCCGCCGCCTCGGCCGGGCGGTGGAGGGCTTGGAGGTGCTTCGCGAGGATCACGCGCGCACGGGCGTCGTCAGGGCGGCGCTCGACGTACTTGCGCCAGAGCTCTGCAGTGCGACCAGGTTCGACGACCTCCGAGGCGACGGCCATGAGGCGAAGCGCCCGTGGCCTGTCCGTGGAGGCAATGGGCATGAGTAAATCCCAGGCTTCCTTGTTCCGGCCGAGTCCCAGGAGGATCTCCGCAAGCAGACAGCGCTGCCCCAGGCCAGGCAGGGCGCGGAACGCCTCCTCAGCGTGCGCGAGCGCATCCGACAAGCGACCTTGACCGGCGAGCAACCATGCTGCCTCGTATTCAATGGGGGCGCGTTTCGGAAATCGCTTCGAGAGATCGAGCGCCTCTACAAGGGCGCGATCGATCTCACCGCCGATGCGAAGGATCTCCACGCGGTCACCTGCACTGCGCCAGGGATGGTCGTCTGCTGGGAGGGCGCGCAGCGCCTCGTCGACCTTGCCTTCGTCGGCGAGCCGATAAGCCATCAGCATGGAATTCGCTGAAGCTTCAACGATTTCGCTCGGCGCTTCGCCTTGCGAGGAGAGCGCATCGACGTCCCACACGAGCGCAGCGAATTGACGCGCGAGTCGGCGGAGCTGTTTGTGCAGCTTGTGTGGCAACTCGACTGACAGCA includes:
- a CDS encoding carbon-nitrogen hydrolase family protein, encoding MKIVVFPEYSIPHDLLERVASQAGELVVVAGTHFVDREAIKSGVYERLGVATRPKLRNAVYPVLREGRVIAMGAKIHPVEEERRLGMDPGQAWNAIDMPGDIESPMGVLVCRDFLQRESESYRTLIAATLARCRFLAVPSLTPAHTLDEFGSDSWKEARRYGRPVLYANHALNGGTSLYVDEGRQWDLRDYPARAGYLEPGEEGMIVADVDLGYDHAGKSTRFEQPLPVVPFAAATFVYRGFEQDYAKWLDGVSERLKANAEDEFEQVEAVASFMKGNEPPLPKGQGTRRRRLEQLLSKADNLAGVEQVERLTREVVLPDGVLPLPVLRAAMARGAAEVIRSWYTEAKADQEIGAFASVEAALLEAADKEMRGVPPASTESQRMISAASEAVRGGPPKPSERALLLTIERYDQALEPRLAAEKAAADALFGEGKYEAARDKYRALADEAEGLGATKLGLATRCRMNVAACSIALGEPEQAREVLPRIDEGLLSSRGRLSLVQVLTALGEREQARALIAKLRGEGVGPAHLVEVEQHLDLDDGKIPETLSPRAQVRVHAAFLLLERNDLGAAAEQGRFALEEAEERNDIAAAHAASILIEALRRTTVEDPPTARFIAVEQRERMVSLIERELPRLLSVELPHKLHKQLRRLARQFAALVWDVDALSSQGEAPSEIVEASANSMLMAYRLADEGKVDEALRALPADDHPWRSAGDRVEILRIGGEIDRALVEALDLSKRFPKRAPIEYEAAWLLAGQGRLSDALAHAEEAFRALPGLGQRCLLAEILLGLGRNKEAWDLLMPIASTDRPRALRLMAVASEVVEPGRTAELWRKYVERRPDDARARVILAKHLQALHRPAEAADVAWKAFEEHGDRLALDALHYCALLQRLPGPPEPRQVERMRAVMRRIRDRFPDDPEAERLRLMIRAAAGIEDPGPEERINFELLERSPYIFRGEGIEQLRDWLQQRHEVAAMVGQLVRTGALPVATACAFNNLPLAQFIRRILRAQREAFAWFCPPIAITDQPPMTSLEGQHLLVSDLELLLLEALGMVELLRRALGETGRLLVFAQVFQRIVQDAERLGQEARPDRLEQQEELLRRVHRFPTLPQEVGEDLDDAGLSRKHSVPLVIHEAPADIARLSPRALVRYLGAHGFIDLETVARIEANLPGEAEPVADLPDPAPPRFLVTAPLLRVLFQEGMAFDAFVEAFCGRIVVAPSVQRFLEHERNNLEEQIEAAKLADKVHRWVGEGINAWIQVLPDRRPTGLPPLRDRDSEAANDLVLAPLEEALAYREVLLEHPSAWRITADFFASSAPGDPGLLREFAWRSVDEYRTFAARVRPAVARHIHLPAVVRLLDQGEKETDERLRLLADLGFPDALGPNEIVRLARRFGGLGKKEPMRLLERQEWIARATGHVAGDFARLRLVQVYGEAIFRAVVGEEDASAPGGIRRPSSLADKDAIARILLERLEEIGRATSTNILDQTLVGLAGRVVDASRLAFRRTEGGYTSADRSPIDDLWEFLASWTGQGGPRRAVYGRAIRSLWCALDGLRREGPDPMHVSVLVRGQQLDPSRRGFFDLTEPATEPLFILSVCWPKISLPRFSLGVKKPSTSEPETLHIGFEDLLDHGARVLEAEGELTGDERALEYGFPVSGQEEQLGVLAPIEALLLRTAPERCKVIAGELMVLQGRHDGVAYRLLRALGKKPTSECVRRAVARHAAGALWRVVRDDPAFLHVWPGARQVSAQGRRPDIDELCAILSEPKGPFPVESTLLDLLQDRFEHGAWSNRTDRGHLLAMASEIPGRLPAATVWLRLENDEEYVANVGNALWLLDHPDETPAARLSFAIFLLRVAATRKPIVALSEGTVDLREILPERLERLLHRVMDSPKPDTLAAHEPALLQVCAAVVQRLAHPAELPLREGLWLAWRLFQWLCLQLQAIDPDARRDGMRRLAAMAPDPLPEPVDRLDPFGFGRDHFDHRLAAVLHALGAMEEIVRVPSDEKTGTARPRSVSSQGIEAKLRSLAERHPEGPALTSVLDWDAPGNVPDLALLALLRLNLGAFGNLSPEARGRWFQALPLEPDEADESAKQLAHAVIGGASAAFTKLGLDERSLLVDRLRAMKDGKLTRFWRWTTFSLLFMLGDDALQPEAQSLAVEYAEHRLFPATVGLLLLGIASRDATRLGAVTDALIAALTARGASPVPVALALGQVCIHAEPPGQDLARDKLAALAKQSPFWDDPRVQELIGFLRLNSGGGDA